CATAATTACTAGCAATGAAGGACTTACATTGGGGAAATAGAGTTCTCAAGGACATTAGATAGTCAAGAGATTCCAGTATTATGCAAGCACGTAGGGGGCACTGCTGGCACAGATGTTTAGGACTAGAATGAACAATCCAGTGCTTAATGTCATCTATACATTATGTAATGTAACTGCAACCTCAGAGGGCAAAATTCACAACTTTGCTCCAACAAAATTTCCCCTTCAATGAATGAGACTCAGCATGTTCAGCGAATGCATTCACATTAAGTTGTAGATAAATTCGGGAATAACTTGCAGACTAACATGTAGCTAACATGAAATAACTTGATTCTATTTGTTTATCACCATCTTGATCATGGACAGTAACAAGAAGTTAACTTCAGGGAGAAGAATCGGTTTATAGAATATCCCCAAGCATCAAATCTAGAGTTCATAATaccttcaatatatatatatatctgttttGTGGCACCTTAACAATTCTTCAAAGAAAATCTCAAGACTGGATATTAAAATGAACAGGTTCTAAGACAagggttttttggttgttttgtttagaaatttgctatttctttttaaagatgCAAGCATATACTTAGGGAAATTGAACTAGCAGCAAAGAAAAGGATCTCCAAGGGACTTTTCAATTGCACATTTGAAGTAAATGGGAATTTCACAAGAGGAAAAACAGCTCTTGGCTAAATCCATATTCACTATAGGATGCCTTGTGCAAAAGGTTGACCCTGGCAAATTCAACTCAAGATAAACAGAAGACCCCATAATGTCTTCAGTTTTACTAGTGCTTAGAAAGatgtttgtttaaaaaagaaaaaaagaacaactgtTGCCACTGTTTTGGGGCCAGTAGTTTTGaatctaatatttattaaatttccacAATACTGGCCCATAAATGAACCCTTTCAAATTAGCAATGCCAGAAGAAATTCTTCCTTagctttttctttgaaaatataaATTTTCCTTTTCACAAGACATACCGTAAGTTTTAAGAAAAGCAAATGTATAGACAAATGCTAGTGTCCAATGCAGACCAAAATGCTACATTCATGCATTTTTCAAAAAAGTATCTTTTAAATTTAAACCATAATTTTTTTCTAGACTTGATTCTTTGaatggaagtgtttttttttgtttctttccttttgcGAATTACATAACATTACACAACAATTTTAAATAACTGGATAGCCAGTCTTTAATAAATCCATTACAGTATCTGACATCTGAAATGTACATTGATTATCTGTTTTATAACAATTATAAACAATGTCAGCTTATAGATTGTGTCTCTCCATTTGATTTATTTCATGTAGCTTGTGCTTTGATGTTTGTTGTTAGTTTTGACATTTCTGTAATGAAAATACCGCAATTCTGGCAGTCAATAACCAGAGGAATCctctgttttgaattttaaataaaGGATGATAAATAACATTcacttcttgctctttttcttacaTAGAAATGTTGTCTGTCTTATATAGCAATGGATTTTTCTCCACAGATCATGGGGATTAACATTGCTAAACGCAAGTCATATTGTTTTCAGGTTCACTGCAATAATCCCTGCGTGTGTACCATAAGACCATATTGCACACAATGCTCTTAAATATAGATATAATTTATGTTGTTGGATTAAATATTGCAACAACTAAGTGATAAAGTGAAGCAGTTTTGCTTTGCACATGCAGTGTGAGGATACACAAGGACACCCTTCATTAAAACGGAAAGAACATCATTGTAATCTTAACTGCAGGTGTAAAAGTATTTGAATAAGTGTGATTTGGCAAATCTACTTTCTCTCCCTTCCAAAATCAAGAATTATAGACCTTGGTAAATGTAGACAAAGACCTTTGTGTATATTCGTTTGCTTCACAGTAGCCAGACTCGTGCCAAACTGTAGTTCTCCAGGAACTCAGTTCCAGGTGTTATTGAACTACTAAGGTGAAGACAGATGTAATATAAAAAGAGAGCTTTTCGGTTCGTCCCTCAGCTCTGCTTGAGCCCATCTTCCCACCAGAATCGGCAGCTGAAATGGCAGCCACGAAGAACAATGAATTGAAAAAAGCACAAGCTTTCCAGTCTTGTCACTTTTCCTACTCCTGTCCACCCAAAACAAAAGGGCGGATGAACATTAGACTATTAATTCTGTTCACTTCCTGCCTTCTTCGTTTAAAAAGGAAACTCTTCTTAAAGTGCAAAATTGTTCCAGCTATTGCAAGGGAGGTTTCTTGGTGACATCACGGGGTGGGGCGGGGCTTCACAAATCAGCACCATGCACATCCGGCTTCTGCTTTAAGGGGCAGGACCGGTTTCCCCAGAGCTTGACTCTGGAGGGGAAGGGTACATTTTGGACTAAATGCAGTGAAGGTGCTTCCAGAGCAGCCCTGTTGCTTCAAAAATTTTACCTCTGTCTTCATCCTAATAGTCCTGACCCCACCCATGCCCCAAAAGCTAAATCAAGATTTCAAACCCCCCAAATTACTCTTAAGTCTCAGAAGTAGAGCTCCTTGTACTTTCGAGAAGAGATTTATAGATCTGAGAGTTCAAAAACCTAGGGAAAGAGTCTCTGTGCATTAATGTGTAGATTTGAAGTTGAGCATCTTCATACATATGAGAGTTGGGGTCCAGCAAATTTCTGTTGATCACTTCTCGCACCCGTGAATCTAAGCTAAcctaaagaggagaggaaaagacaaTTAAATGATCACTTTGAAGAATTTATGCAGACCAATCAGCATATTTTTAGATTAAATACAGCTGCACTCAACTGGGACTTTACCTATAAAGAATTATCTTCATAAACCCAATTACAAGTGTTCTCCAGGGTGTCTTAAAATCAATGAAACCAAAATTATATCTATAGATTTAACTTATCTGGACTACAGAGAGATATTTGCCTTAGTATAATATCATTTCAACACTGATGTTAAATATAGTATTCTTTAGGTCCAGGACACATGTAAAAACCATATTGGTACCAAAATCAAATTACCACTGAATCTTTAACTGGGAAAATGTTTGCATTTATCTTGGTACTAAATACCATactttagattttaaaaattttGACGAAATGTTAACTGAAACAAAACACTAATATTCATGTGAAGAAAAGAATTCTGAAATTTGAACGTTAAATTTGCTCCGGATAGCCCCAAAGTTGCTTTTGCCAAAgagaactggactttcttgggtttttttctttgaaagcattttgcttctcatgcaagaagcttcttccattctaacaagaagtttcttggatgaggagtgaaatattttcaaaggaaaagacaaaacaaaaccagTCCACCCAAAACCTTTTggcaaagcacctttgggataacaataacttggatgattgaaaatctctATAGACATCAATGTAAGTAATGAATGCTCTGCTACACTAAATGAAATAATGTCTTAATGGATGTGAGAATAAATTATGTTAAAAATGCAAGCATGCACTCTTAAACACTTTTACTGTAGAATAAATCCATGTGAATTGTTTGGATCCAGAGTTTCCTGTGACATGTAGAAAGAAATCAAGAATGCCTCCTGTTAGAAGAAATGGAAGGATGGGAAATCATGTTTTCTGGGGATATAAAGGCTGATAGAGGAACAATTAGCTgaaaattgtttatccttatttcagAGTTTTTCTCATGGAAATTCTCAATCCATTGCAAAGATCCTACTATATATATATGAACAAtaaacacacagacagacacatatatgaacacacacacgcacacacaaacagacaAGCATGTTTCCATCTAGGATTATCCAAACAGTTTATTCATTATACTACCCTACTGTCCATCATATGGTAACGTTTTCTGATAGAGATTTCTGGTGGTGAGAAATATTCTAAATGTATCACACTGTATATGCAAACAGAGCATGGTGCACATCTAATATTCTTTGGTAGGTTTTAAAAGACTACCTCTTTTGGCGATAGTATAGAGATATAGTCTTCGTATATAAGTCTGGCTTTTTCTTCAATAGCATCcttgttctgttcttttttcagGTCTTCACATGCTAACCAGAATAGGAGGTTCTCTTCGCTATATTCTGTTCGAAGAAATTCTCTGAAAATATTCCTACCGGCTGGTATTTTCATCATCTTgtcaaaattctgagcccaagctagAATTTCATCAGCGGTGGGATtttggctgcaaaaaaaaaaaaaaagcaatcacaAAGACAATACCCCCAAATGTCAGACCACTACATATATTGTTATACAGTGGTTTTATTTGCAGGTGGTCTTATATTGTTTAGTGGGATGTATCCCAAGACATAGTGATGAAACCTGAAATCTGACAAAGCCATATTGTTTAAGCCAGTTACAACTAACTTGTTTCTCTTGAATTCAATTCTGCTGAGCCACTCTCTGTAATCTACAATCTCACTGAAgtctatttattttctattggatttagttgtataataataataataataataataataataataataataataataataatagactgaaatgtcttcaaattttgaaaaaagtatttttccctaccaaacatttatttatgaagCATCCTGCTGCCTCTTGTTCAGGAACTCAAGCACGCCTTCCTAtcctatttttcagtgtataagacagacctttttcctcccaaaaagacGCTGATAATTAGGgtccgtcttatactctgaatgtagcttcccccccccccctcagccctaactagctgctaacgatcttcccagctcttaccttgcaggctctttcattgtttctctctgtgaagaatgttttccaaggcctaagtctttgcagggtttttttcattactctaacttgctccaagtaagtttctttccagccctaaccaggtgctaacaatgttcccagctcttaccggcttgcaagctctttcattgttactctctgccaagaatgtattccaaaccctgtcttcgattttttttaattctctgtttgcttcaaatgtttctttccagccctaaccaggtgctaacaatgttcccagctcttacccacttgcaagctctttcattgttactctctgccaagaatactttccaagccctaagtctttgcagggttttttccattgctctacttgctcagactgtatttttccaggtgctaatgatgttcccagctcttatggcttgcaagttctttcattgttactctctcagaataattttttgtgGCTGAGGACGCACTAGACAGGCACTAGACCAGAGGTGGGGAATAATGGCCTTtttatgacttcaactcccagaattcctgagacagcaAGACAAGTCATGAAGACTTGTCTtgctgtctcaggaattctgggaattgaagaccaTAAGTCATAAAAGCACCATTGTTCCTCACTCCTGCACTAGACTCTAGATTCCCAAGTTGCCAGTTCAATGTCTTCCCCATTATACCTCACTATCCttcaatttattttaattgtatttttgagTTTACTTTATTGTTGCGAGGCAGCAGAGTACGTTGGTACTGCGtaggtttatttttcttcttattagCTACTTTTCCACCACTTCGCAACTTGCCTGACTGCTAAAAACACCAGACATTAGAAGAGCTGCCTGCTAATGTATTTCTTTGGGATTTAGTGAGCACAGGCAGTAAAAAAAATAGCATTGGAAGACTTTATAGTGAAATGGATATGAACTCATATCTGAACCACCTTCTAACTTTCCTTTGAAGAGGCTCTGAAAGTGATTTCGCTTTCTTCCAACtggattaaaaaataatagaCTGTAGAGGAAAGATGTGCAACATGCTGTGAATTGTGAGTCAAAGCCCACGAAAATAAATTTGCATCTAATCAGTGAAATTGCTCTTGCATCAGAATCAAATTCTCTTTCAAGAATGAACCAATGAAACTTTATAAGGGTGCTTGGAATTGATAACTTTTTGGCCTTGTGGGTTGCCTTTTGCTTCCTTTCAGCAAGTATACGTGGTAGAAACAGTTGgcagagaaagggatggaggaaggaaggaaggaaggaaagaaagaagaaaggaaggaaggaaagaaggaaggaaggaaggaaagaagaaagcaaggaaggaaggaaataaagaagaaaggaaggaaggaaagaagaaaggaaggaaagaaagaaagaaagaagaaaggaaggaaggaaggaaggaaaggaaggaaggaaggaaggaaggaaaataacagTGGAAAGAGAAATCCCAGTGAGTTATCCCAGTGATAATGAAAATTTAATGTGAAGctgtttcttttttgtattgaCTCCAGCACGCCAATGGTTCTCTTTATGTAGACCTTATTGGCTTGAACTTAATTAGCATGCATTTCTTTTGAGGTGAAAAATTGTAAATGTTTCCAGAATAAAGAAGGGGAAATTGGAAGAGACCCATcatttcagaggtgggttcctggtGGTTCGGACTGATTCACCCAAACCGGTAGTGAccagctggtgacatcacaatgacatcacagaactggtttgattggtgctggtctgtgggcgccGTCATCTTTTTGcggggtgattttttaaaaaaaaaaatctaatttttttctggttttttttccccttctgtacatgcacagaagctaagtttctggcactgtgcatgcagttgccattttattttcagctttttgggaagggatttttttttatttttttgccactgtgAGGTGCTGCCACGAGGTGTGGgaagaagtgaaccagcagcaggGTAAGTTAAAACCCATCCCTGAATCACTTGATCCTTAAAGTCAGCACCCTTTCTTC
This genomic window from Erythrolamprus reginae isolate rEryReg1 chromosome 1, rEryReg1.hap1, whole genome shotgun sequence contains:
- the RGS17 gene encoding regulator of G-protein signaling 17 isoform X1 — its product is MRKRQQSQNEGPSAVSQAPGNQRANNTCCFCWCCCCSCSCLTVRNEDRGDSTGRPTHTSKLESIHVIEECQNPTADEILAWAQNFDKMMKIPAGRNIFREFLRTEYSEENLLFWLACEDLKKEQNKDAIEEKARLIYEDYISILSPKEVSLDSRVREVINRNLLDPNSHMYEDAQLQIYTLMHRDSFPRFLNSQIYKSLLESTRSSTSET
- the RGS17 gene encoding regulator of G-protein signaling 17 isoform X2, producing MRKRQQSQNEGPSAVSQAPGNQRANNTCCFCWCCCCSCSWNEDRGDSTGRPTHTSKLESIHVIEECQNPTADEILAWAQNFDKMMKIPAGRNIFREFLRTEYSEENLLFWLACEDLKKEQNKDAIEEKARLIYEDYISILSPKEVSLDSRVREVINRNLLDPNSHMYEDAQLQIYTLMHRDSFPRFLNSQIYKSLLESTRSSTSET